Proteins found in one Arthrobacter pascens genomic segment:
- a CDS encoding carbohydrate ABC transporter permease: protein MSTSTTPSMVQGNQPMSIGLKSPRQHRRGLSRIKGPTPDARLSGRRKVTRIEPFTAVSYVGVTLFGFFALIPLWMIVAGSLTAESTLARSGYSFFPEPFSLDAYAAIFSGTAVFKGYAATLFITFIGTALSLCATASLSWVIARRMPRISRPLTIFAYLPMLFSGGLVPMYLLVTQVLQLQNSWFAVILPHMMAPFLVFVAVSFFRQLPEEILDSAKVDGAGELRVFFEIVLPLSKPILAVIGLFYAVSYWNEWFTAMLFISDPDKYPLQLMLQNLIANVTNATMLPGSGSTAPIYQLRLALTVVTIGPILLAYPFAQRYFVKGLTLGATKG, encoded by the coding sequence GTGAGCACCTCCACAACTCCATCGATGGTCCAAGGCAACCAGCCGATGTCGATCGGGCTGAAGTCCCCACGGCAGCACCGCCGCGGCTTGTCCAGGATAAAAGGCCCGACGCCGGATGCCCGACTCAGTGGCCGAAGAAAGGTAACACGGATCGAACCGTTCACTGCCGTCAGTTATGTCGGTGTCACCCTTTTTGGTTTCTTTGCCCTGATTCCGTTGTGGATGATCGTTGCGGGATCCCTGACTGCCGAGTCCACGCTGGCCCGCAGCGGCTACAGTTTCTTTCCCGAACCGTTCTCCTTGGATGCGTACGCTGCCATCTTCAGCGGTACGGCGGTGTTCAAAGGCTATGCAGCCACACTGTTCATCACTTTCATCGGCACCGCACTGTCGCTCTGTGCGACGGCGTCGCTGTCCTGGGTGATCGCGCGCCGCATGCCGCGGATCAGCCGGCCGCTGACGATCTTCGCGTACCTTCCCATGCTCTTCTCCGGCGGACTCGTGCCCATGTACCTGCTGGTCACGCAGGTGCTCCAGCTGCAGAACAGCTGGTTCGCCGTCATCCTTCCGCACATGATGGCGCCGTTCCTGGTGTTTGTGGCCGTCAGCTTCTTCCGTCAGCTTCCGGAAGAAATCCTCGATTCCGCCAAGGTGGACGGAGCGGGTGAGCTTCGGGTGTTCTTCGAGATTGTCCTGCCGTTGTCCAAACCGATCCTCGCTGTCATCGGCCTGTTCTACGCCGTGTCCTACTGGAACGAGTGGTTCACGGCAATGCTTTTCATCTCCGATCCGGACAAGTATCCCCTGCAGCTGATGCTGCAGAACCTCATAGCCAACGTCACCAACGCCACCATGCTTCCCGGCTCAGGTTCAACCGCACCGATCTACCAGCTCCGGCTGGCCCTGACGGTGGTCACGATAGGCCCCATCCTGCTCGCCTACCCGTTCGCCCAGCGCTACTTCGTCAAGGGCCTTACGCTTGGCGCCACCAAAGGCTGA
- a CDS encoding ABC transporter permease — translation MPESMTAQQGKPSLSDESSRKPHIKRARPRRSRGSGVLLLLAAPGIVWFLVFAYAPMAGLVVAFKNFSVSEGIFGSPWSGLDNFKYFIESGDAPAIVLNTLVLNVLFLAATLGAGLMLAIMLNELRARVFKKFMQSAIFFPYFVSPIVISIILQVILAGAGGHGGAVNDALGIFSLPEVSWYTEAGPWPWILTIVKVWQLGGYMSVIFLAAITAIPEDVYEAAMLDGASRARMALSITLPLLKPTAAILIVLGVGRIFYGDFGTIFAIIGDNGTLFSTTDVIDTYVFRSLRTIGDFGTTAAIGLFQSVVGFILVTAAVLIQRRYSKESSIL, via the coding sequence ATGCCCGAAAGCATGACAGCTCAACAAGGGAAACCTTCACTCAGTGACGAGTCCTCCCGCAAACCGCACATCAAGCGTGCCCGCCCTCGAAGGAGCCGCGGGTCCGGAGTGCTGCTGCTCCTGGCCGCTCCCGGAATCGTGTGGTTCCTCGTCTTCGCCTACGCCCCCATGGCGGGGCTGGTAGTGGCTTTCAAGAATTTCAGTGTCAGTGAGGGCATTTTCGGCAGTCCGTGGAGCGGTCTGGACAATTTCAAGTACTTCATCGAAAGCGGCGACGCTCCGGCCATTGTCCTGAACACCCTGGTGCTGAACGTCCTTTTCCTTGCGGCGACGCTGGGAGCCGGACTGATGCTGGCTATCATGCTCAACGAACTGCGGGCCCGGGTCTTCAAGAAGTTCATGCAGTCCGCGATCTTCTTTCCGTACTTCGTGTCCCCGATCGTCATCAGCATCATCCTGCAGGTCATTCTCGCCGGTGCAGGCGGGCACGGGGGAGCCGTCAACGACGCCCTGGGGATCTTCAGCCTCCCCGAGGTCAGTTGGTACACGGAGGCAGGGCCCTGGCCATGGATCCTCACCATCGTCAAGGTCTGGCAGCTGGGCGGGTACATGTCCGTGATCTTCCTCGCGGCCATCACCGCCATTCCCGAGGACGTCTACGAAGCGGCAATGCTCGACGGCGCCAGCCGGGCAAGGATGGCGCTGTCCATTACGCTGCCGCTCCTGAAGCCAACGGCCGCCATCCTCATTGTGCTCGGCGTCGGAAGAATCTTTTACGGCGACTTCGGCACCATCTTCGCCATCATCGGCGACAACGGCACGCTGTTCTCCACCACGGACGTCATTGACACGTACGTCTTCCGTTCATTGAGGACCATCGGAGACTTCGGCACCACCGCAGCGATTGGCCTGTTCCAGTCAGTCGTCGGGTTCATCCTCGTCACAGCGGCCGTGCTCATCCAGCGCCGCTATTCCAAAGAAAGCAGCATCCTGTGA
- a CDS encoding LacI family DNA-binding transcriptional regulator, with protein sequence MRIIKDDRPPVIADVAKLAGVSVPTVSRVLTGNIPVSEERRKRVLAAIEELQYHPSPLARALKSGQRTMIAIFAGSTETYGYAYTIAGIEEAAKAAGYSIVISAVKSADPSDVQAALELALQQQLAGVIVLDFDPSAAEVLRQLPGTVPTVAASGFPTGQAGFPYAFIDEYAGGREATEHLLKLGHHTVYHLGLFPLSQFSGRYQGWKDALTDAGIAPPPVLEASREALSGYDQGLRIAADPDITAVFCSNDGLAIAALRALLEKGVRVPQDVSIVGWDNQPFSQFTWPALTTVAPDFKGLGHRAFGLLQQSLSAPEDVSDSTAVPRLLERESTAQANIRRRHVPSQTP encoded by the coding sequence ATGAGGATTATCAAGGACGACCGTCCGCCCGTCATTGCTGACGTAGCGAAGCTGGCAGGCGTTTCCGTGCCCACGGTCTCTCGTGTGCTGACGGGCAACATCCCCGTCAGCGAGGAGCGGCGGAAGCGGGTCCTGGCGGCAATCGAGGAGCTGCAGTACCATCCGAGCCCGCTGGCACGGGCTCTCAAGAGTGGTCAGCGGACCATGATCGCCATCTTCGCGGGAAGCACTGAAACGTATGGATACGCATACACGATTGCCGGAATTGAAGAGGCTGCCAAGGCCGCCGGCTACTCGATAGTCATTTCCGCCGTGAAATCGGCAGACCCGTCGGACGTTCAGGCTGCTCTTGAACTCGCCCTCCAGCAGCAGCTCGCCGGAGTCATCGTGTTGGATTTCGATCCCTCGGCTGCGGAGGTGCTCAGGCAGCTGCCGGGAACTGTTCCGACTGTTGCGGCGTCCGGATTCCCGACAGGACAGGCCGGCTTTCCTTACGCCTTCATCGATGAATACGCCGGAGGGCGGGAAGCAACAGAGCATTTGCTCAAACTCGGACACCACACGGTCTACCATCTCGGGCTCTTCCCCCTCAGCCAGTTTTCGGGCCGATACCAAGGCTGGAAGGACGCCCTCACCGATGCCGGGATTGCCCCTCCTCCGGTGCTCGAGGCCTCCCGCGAGGCACTCTCTGGCTACGACCAGGGACTTCGGATCGCCGCCGACCCCGACATCACAGCCGTTTTCTGCTCCAACGACGGCCTTGCTATCGCCGCCCTGCGCGCACTATTGGAGAAGGGTGTCCGTGTCCCGCAGGACGTGTCCATCGTTGGCTGGGACAACCAGCCGTTCAGCCAATTTACGTGGCCTGCGCTGACTACCGTCGCCCCGGATTTCAAGGGTTTGGGCCATAGGGCCTTCGGACTGCTGCAGCAGAGCCTGTCTGCCCCCGAAGACGTTTCCGACTCCACCGCAGTGCCCCGCCTTCTGGAGCGCGAGTCGACGGCGCAAGCGAACATCCGCCGTCGGCACGTTCCGTCACAGACACCCTGA
- a CDS encoding phosphoribosyltransferase family protein gives MGIFEDRVDAGRQLGLRLAHLRGRDAVVLGLPRGGVPLAFEVAAALDAPLDVIVVRKLGVPFQPELAMGAIGEDGAYALDQRVLSVISVKQEDLRAVEQRERRLLDDRVARFRAGRTRFDLNGRIAVIVDDGIATGSTARVACSIARKRGAARVILAVPVASAEVLATMTEPDDVVCLATPRHLTAVGHYYRDFSPTADDEVVRLLHAAAERLHRAPSTARSNGLDEDVQIPSEEALLQGHLHLPEPAAGVVVFAHGSGSGRHSPRNQFVASRLQRAGLGTLLLDLLSPGEELNRANVFNIELLARRLTAATDWLGSRQETTSSSVGYFGASTGAGAALWAAAEQGAQIRAVVSRGGRPDLAGARLALVRAPTLLIVGSADHGVIELNRQAQTLMRCPNRLDLVQGATHLFEEPGTLEEAAILATDWFVQYLLPGQGGRAAEASDE, from the coding sequence ATGGGCATATTTGAGGACAGGGTTGATGCCGGGCGGCAGTTGGGGCTGCGGCTTGCGCATCTCCGCGGCCGCGACGCGGTAGTCCTGGGGCTGCCGCGCGGCGGGGTGCCCTTAGCGTTCGAGGTTGCAGCGGCCCTGGACGCGCCGCTGGATGTGATCGTGGTGCGCAAGTTGGGGGTACCGTTTCAGCCCGAACTCGCGATGGGAGCCATCGGGGAGGACGGCGCATATGCCCTCGACCAGCGCGTCCTCTCCGTCATAAGCGTCAAGCAGGAAGACCTGCGGGCTGTTGAACAACGGGAGCGCCGTCTGCTGGATGATCGGGTGGCACGATTCCGGGCCGGCCGGACCCGCTTTGATCTCAACGGCCGCATCGCGGTCATCGTCGATGACGGGATCGCCACCGGGTCAACTGCCCGCGTGGCATGCAGCATCGCACGCAAACGGGGGGCCGCGAGAGTGATTCTGGCTGTTCCTGTTGCCTCTGCCGAGGTTCTCGCCACAATGACGGAGCCGGACGACGTAGTGTGCCTTGCCACGCCCCGGCACCTCACCGCTGTCGGACACTACTACCGTGACTTCTCACCGACCGCCGACGACGAGGTGGTGCGGCTGCTCCACGCCGCTGCCGAACGTCTGCATCGAGCGCCCTCCACCGCCAGGAGCAACGGGCTCGATGAAGATGTACAGATCCCCTCGGAGGAGGCGTTGCTCCAAGGACACCTGCACCTTCCCGAACCGGCTGCCGGCGTGGTGGTGTTTGCCCACGGAAGCGGCAGCGGCCGCCACAGTCCGCGGAACCAATTCGTCGCCTCGAGGCTCCAGCGGGCAGGGCTGGGCACCTTGCTGCTAGACCTGCTCAGCCCCGGGGAAGAACTCAACCGCGCCAACGTATTCAACATCGAGCTCCTTGCCCGCAGGCTGACCGCGGCAACGGACTGGCTTGGCAGCCGGCAAGAAACTACATCAAGCAGCGTGGGCTACTTCGGCGCGAGTACCGGAGCCGGTGCCGCGTTGTGGGCGGCGGCCGAACAAGGAGCGCAGATCCGCGCCGTCGTCTCAAGAGGAGGCCGACCGGACCTGGCCGGCGCCAGGCTTGCCCTTGTCCGCGCACCCACGCTGTTGATTGTCGGCAGCGCAGATCACGGGGTCATCGAACTCAACCGCCAGGCGCAAACCCTGATGCGCTGCCCCAACCGGCTGGACCTTGTCCAGGGAGCCACCCACCTCTTTGAAGAACCCGGGACACTCGAAGAGGCGGCCATTCTGGCCACGGACTGGTTTGTGCAGTACCTGCTGCCGGGCCAGGGCGGGCGGGCAGCCGAGGCTTCGGATGAATAG
- a CDS encoding CapA family protein codes for MQIALLGDVMLGRLVNDRLRMADPAYPWGDTLPLLRQADIRFSNLECVLADDGTPMPGKMYHFRSDVKNVESLRSAGIDVVSLANNHVLDFGVDALREMLSALDQHGILRTGAGMELEAARRPVVRRVGQAVARFIAFADNHPGWEATVRAPGIHYVPVDARDRRVTDLLELVRRTKRRVQLLIVSAHWGANWGSDVPSAHQSLARALMDAGADVVFGHSAHIFRGIEIYRNRPIIYSAGDFIDDYAVDPDERNDQSFVFLLETTGGVPRTLRLHPTNIIRLQTRLARRNAREISGRMQQLSSQLGTRSSWIEGENVLEIRFGTDQPGNRSFAVNPG; via the coding sequence ATGCAGATCGCGCTCCTGGGGGACGTCATGCTGGGCCGGCTGGTTAACGACCGGCTGAGGATGGCCGACCCAGCCTATCCCTGGGGCGATACCCTCCCACTCCTCCGGCAGGCTGACATCAGGTTCTCTAACCTCGAGTGCGTCCTCGCCGACGATGGAACACCAATGCCCGGCAAGATGTACCACTTCCGTTCCGACGTCAAGAACGTCGAGAGCCTGAGATCCGCGGGGATCGATGTGGTATCGCTGGCCAACAACCATGTGCTGGACTTCGGAGTTGATGCGCTGCGGGAGATGTTGTCGGCACTCGACCAGCACGGGATCCTGCGGACCGGGGCAGGGATGGAACTGGAAGCTGCCCGGCGGCCAGTAGTCCGACGGGTGGGCCAGGCGGTGGCCCGCTTCATTGCTTTTGCTGACAATCACCCCGGCTGGGAGGCAACCGTCCGCGCTCCGGGAATCCACTACGTGCCTGTGGACGCCCGCGACCGCCGGGTGACGGATTTATTGGAACTGGTCCGGCGGACGAAGCGCCGGGTCCAGCTCCTGATCGTCTCGGCCCATTGGGGCGCCAATTGGGGATCCGATGTCCCGTCCGCGCATCAGAGTTTGGCCCGCGCGCTGATGGATGCGGGGGCCGACGTTGTGTTCGGGCATTCGGCCCACATTTTCCGCGGCATCGAGATCTACAGGAACCGGCCCATTATCTACAGCGCCGGCGACTTCATCGATGATTACGCCGTGGACCCTGATGAACGCAACGACCAGTCATTCGTCTTCCTCTTGGAAACGACCGGAGGCGTGCCCCGCACGTTACGCCTGCATCCGACGAACATCATCCGCTTACAAACCCGGCTCGCCCGTCGCAACGCCAGGGAAATTTCCGGGCGGATGCAACAGCTGAGCAGCCAACTCGGCACGCGGAGCAGCTGGATCGAGGGCGAAAATGTCTTGGAAATACGGTTCGGCACAGATCAGCCGGGGAACAGGTCCTTCGCCGTCAATCCCGGCTAG